The proteins below come from a single Penaeus monodon isolate SGIC_2016 chromosome 23, NSTDA_Pmon_1, whole genome shotgun sequence genomic window:
- the LOC119588417 gene encoding ATP-dependent RNA helicase glh-2-like (The sequence of the model RefSeq protein was modified relative to this genomic sequence to represent the inferred CDS: added 31 bases not found in genome assembly), producing MGPHRQYLQAAAVMALVCVVTAGGGAGRRVVGRSGGVSVSSVVPAVLVAQATESTRPISFRSGSSGRNFGFAGSSGFGHGQPGSAGFGPGFGSGPAGRTSFSHGLVGNTGFVGASSFGSGVGGSANFGFGHAGGANFATVPVGGASFRSGSAGGANFGFGHGHPNFASGANFASGANFGFGAGQAVNSLGKFRHSNFGPGQPGFGFGSSGNFGAVNNYGHQQARTRSFGYH from the exons ATGGGTCCTCATCGCCAATAC CTCCAAGCGGCTGCCGTGATGGCCCTGGTGTGTGTAGTGACAGCAGGAGGCGGCGCAGGCAGAAGGGTCGTGGGGCGCAGCGGCGGCGTCAGCGTCAGCAGCGTGGTCCCCGCTGTCCTCGTAGCCCAGGCCACCGAGTCCACCCGCCCTATCTCCTTCAGATCCGGGTCCTCTGGAAGGAA CATGGCCAACCCGGTAGCGCCGGCTTTGGCCCTGGCTTCGGCTCTGGCCCGGCTGGAAGGACTAGCTTTAGCCATGGGTTAGTTGGAAACACCGGCTTTGTTGGGGCTTCCAGCTTTGGCTCTGGAGTAGGCGGCAGTGCCAACTTTGGCTTTGGCCATGCTGGTGGGGCGAACTTTGCCACTGTTCCTGTTGGTGGTGCCAGCTTCCGTTCTGGATCCGCTGGCGGTGCCAACTTTGGCTTTGGACATGGTCACCCCAACTTTGCATCGGGCGCCAACTTTGCATCGGGCGCTAATTTTGGCTTCGGAGCTGGCCAAGCCGTCAATAGCCTCGGCAAATTCAGACACTCCAACTTTGGCCCCGGTCAGCCTGGCTTCGGCTTCGGTTCCTCTGGCAACTTCGGCGCTGTGAACAACTACGGACATCAGCAAGCACGAACCCGTTCCTTCGGTTACCACTGA